The sequence below is a genomic window from Methylophilus sp. DW102.
AAACTTGCTGCGCCAAAATGGATGATCCATCCACGGCCCCTTGAGCTCATGAATGTACATGCCTAGGCGCACGTCCTTCACTTTAATTGTTTTAAGCATCCCGTTTACAACCCCCATACAACTGCTAACAATTTTACAATTGATTCAGGTCAAATAGCCATAAAAAAAGAGGGCAAATGCCCTCTTCAAAATTACTTTTACGTGAATGTTGTTTACAATCCTGCCGCCGCGCGCAGTGCTGCCGCCTTGTCGGTATTTTCCCAGCTGAACTCAGGTTCATCGCGGCCAAAGTGACCATATGCTGCTGTTTTGCTGTAAATGGGTCGCAACAGGTCCAGCATTTTGACAATGCCTTTGGGACGCAAGTCAAAATGCTCGCGCACCAATTGTGTCAGTCGTTCATCAGACACCTTGCCAGTGCCATAGGTCTCGACCATGATAGAGGTCGGTTGCGCCACGCCAATCGCATAGCTGACCTGCACCAGACACTTGTCAGCCAAGCCTGCCGCCACAATATTTTTGGCGACATAACGACCTGCATAAGCGGCTGAACGGTCAACCTTGGAAGGATCTTTGCCAGAGAACGCGCCACCACCATGGGGTGCAGCACCACCATAGGTATCCACAATAATTTTTCGGCCAGTCAGACCACAATCACCTTGCGGGCCGCCTATGACAAAACGACCGGTCGGATTGACCAGATACTTGATCTCGCCTTTGATCAATTCTGCGGGCAAAGTCGGTTTGATAATTTCTTCAATGACAGCTTCACGAATGGCTTCTAAAGTCATCTCAGGGGCATGCTGGGTAGACACCAGCACGGTGTCAATTTTATGCGGTTTGCCATCGACATACTGGATAGTGACTTGTGATTTGGCATCCGGACGCAGCCAAGGCAAGCGGCCATCTTTACGCAGTTGCGATTGACGCTCCATGACACGGTGGCTCAACCAGATGGGCAAAGGCATCAGTTGTGGCGTTTCGTTCACGGCATAGCCAAACATCAGACCCTGATCACCCGCGCCCTGATCCAGAGGATCATCATTGGCGTTATCGACGCCTTGCGCAATGTCCGGGGACTGTTTGTCATAAGCCACCAGTACCGCACAACCTTTGTAGTCAATGCCGTAATCGGTATTGTCGTAGCCGATACGCTTGACTGCATCCCGGGCCACTTTGATGTAATCAACATTGGCTGTGGTTGTAATCTCACCGGCCAACACAATCAGGCCGGTATTTGCCAGAGTTTCCGCCGCCACACGTGCTGTCGGATCTTGGGCAAGAATGGCATCGAGAATGCTGTCAGAAACTTGATCGGCCAGTTTGTCAGGATGACCTTCGGAAACGGATTCCGAGGTAAAAAGATATTCACTCATGTTTGACGCCTTGAAAAGTATAAAGTTAATAAAAGCAGCGGACTAAAGGCTAAAGCCCGCCACAAATCGTGGGATGGCTGATTCTACCCGAGTTTAAAAACAACTAGGAATAAATATAATGTCCATAGATGCCTTCAACGGCCCGATAAGGTATTATCTTGAGCTATGAAATTAAGATTCACCAAAATGCAGGGCGCCGGCAATGATTTTGTCGTCATTGATGCGACACGAGCACCCGTCAACCTCTCCCATGCCCAAATCCAGCACATCGCCAACCGCTATTTTGGCGTGGGTTGCGACCAGTTATTGATGGTCGAGTCGACGACCACGCCTGACGTGGACTTTCGTTACCGCATTTTTAATGCAGATGGTGGCGAAGTTGAGCAATGCGGCAATGGGGCCAGGTGTTTTGTGCGATTTGTCGTGGATAAAGGGCTCACAGACAAACACGAAATCAAGGTCGAAACCGCCAGTGGCGTGATTTCGCTCAAATTACAAGAAGACGGACAAGTCACCGTGGATATGGGCGCGCCTCGTTTTACACCCGCGCAGATCCCTTTTGAGGCTGAGCAACAAGCAACCACTTATGAATTGCCATTGGCGAGCGAAACCATCACAGTCAGCGCAGTATCCATGGGCAACCCGCATGCAGTCATGCTGGTAGACAATGTGCATACGGCTGAAGTCGCCAGCCTTGGTCCGCAAATAGAATCGCATCCTCAATTTCCGCAACGCGTGAATGCTGGTTTTATGCAGGTCCTGAACGAGCATGAGATCAATTTGCGTGTCTATGAACGCGGCAGTGGTGAAACGCTGGCTTGCGGCACTGGCGCCTGCGCGGCAGCCGTCAGTGGCATCCAACTGGGTACACTACAAAGCCCGATCAAAGTCCATACCCGTGGCGGCATCCTCACTATCCAATGGGCAGGCGGAGAGTCGCCCGTCTTGATGACCGGGCCGGCAGAGATTGTATTTGACGGCGAAATTGAAATTTAAAACAAAGAACTTAAGATAAAGAACAGCAGTATCATGGAAGAAAGCATTAACGAAAACGACATCAAGCATTACCTCAAAGCACACCCTGACTTCTTTGAGCGTCATGCCCACCTACTGGCAGAGCTGTTCCTGCCCAGTCCACATGGCAAAGGCACTATTTCACTGGCTGAACGCCAGCAAATCGCCCAGCGCGACAAAATTCGTGTACTGGAATCCAGATTCACCGAGCTGATCCTGACTGCTGAAGAAAACGAAACCACGGCCAACAAGGTGCACGAGCTGACTTTAGGCTTGCTGTATGCCAAAGACGTGCCGGCCTTGCATGCGCATCTGGTCGAGTTTTTGTCCAGCCAGTTTCAGTTGCCAAATACACAACTCAAACTATGGGCCAATGACGCCCATGCGCCAGACAGCCTGTTTATTGCGGCAGAAGACTCGCTCAAAAACTGGGCCAAAGACTTGAGCCAACCTTACTGTGGCACGCTGCCGACCATGGATATTGCTGGCTGGTTTAGTGAAACCCCGGCTTCGCTGGCCGTGATTCCGATGCGCTACCAGGAAGTGACGTTTGGTCTGATGGCCATCCCCAGCGAGCAACGCAGCCGCTTTTATGCGGGCATGGGCACGTTGTTCCTTAACCGAATCGGTGAACTGGTCAGCGCCTCGCTGGCACGCTATATCGTATGAAAGCCCCCGCTGAGGTTTCCGCCAAGAGGGATCTTCTTGCGGCAATTGTCAGCGTAAATCAACCATGGCAACGCAGCCAGATTGCCGCGTTGGCTGTGACCCAGAGTCCGCATGAACAAGCATGGTCACTCCAACTGCGGCGGGCACTGGCTACCGCTGACTCATATTTAAAGTACTGCGGATACTCGCATGCATGAATTGCTAGATGACTACCTCGATTTTCTGCATTTCGAGCGTGGTCTCAGTGAACACACCCGCAACAACTACCAGCGTGACCTAGAACAACTGCTCGCGCAACACGGGCACACGCTGCAATCGATCACCCCGCAACACATCCGTCGAAGCATCGCCACCCTGCATAGCCAAGGCCTGAGTGGCCGCAGCATCGCGCGCATGCTCTCCAGCTGGCGCGGCTTCTTCCGTTATCTGGTCCTGCATCACCAATTCCCCTCCAATCCTGTCATCGGCTTGCGCGCACCCAAAGCCGCCAAAACGCTGCCACACGCGTTATCCATCGAGCAAACCATCAAACTGGTCGAACTGGAGGGCGATACCGCCATCATTGTGCGCGACCGCGCCATGCTGGAACTGTTCTACTCCTCAGGCTTGCGACTGAGCGAACTAGTCGGCCTCAACCTGGACAGGCTGGATTTAAATGAAGGCATGGTCACCGTCACCGGCAAAGGCAATAAAACACGGATGGTCCCGCTGGGTAGCAAAGCCGTTGCTGCACTGAAGGCCTGGTTGGCCCAGCGACCACTGTGGCTGCTCAAACAGCCACAGCAACCCGCGGTCTTCATTAGCCAGCAAGGTCGCCGCCTCAATGGTCGCAGCATCCAAAAGCGCATCAGTGACTGGGCCATCAAGCAGGGCCTGCATAACCAGGTGCATCCTCATATGCTGCGTCACAGCTTTGCCAGTCACGTACTCCAAAGTAGCGGTGACTTACGTGCCGTACAAGAAATGCTTGGGCACGCCAATATCAGCACCACCCAGGTGTATACACATCTGGATTTTCAGCATTTGAGCAAAGTGTATGACGCTGCACACCCGCGTGCCAAAAAAAAATAAATGGCTGAATCAATGGCCTAGCCTTTACCCTAGTCCTCACATGGTTTTGCAAGTGCATAAATTGTGGCAAAATAACCCTACTAAATTGGTAAACTTTCTACCAGTCTCGTGACTCTAAAGTCACATCGCCTGCGTTTAGTCATGACAGGCAGTTATTTCAATCAAACCTAAAAAAGGAAATTCCATGGAACACGTCTTACCAGCATTGCCTTTTGCAAAAAATGCATTAGCCCCACACATGTCTGAAGAAACTTTTGACTATCACTATGGCAAACACCACCAAGCCTACGTCACCAACCTCAACAACCTGATCAAAGGCACCGAGTTTGAAAATGCCAGCCTGGAAGAGATTGTGAAAAAATCTTCTGCTGGCATCTACAACAACTCTGCACAAATCTGGAACCATACCTTCTTCTGGAACTGCCTGTCTCCAAACGGTGGTGGTGAGCCAACAGGTGCATTGGCTGCAGCCATCAATGCCAAATGGGGCTCTTATGAAGAGTTCAAAAAAGCTTTCCAAGCTTCAGCAGTCGGCAACTTTGGTTCAGGCTGGACCTGGTTGGTGAAAAAAGCCGACGGTTCTGTAGACATCGTCAACATGGGCGCCGCGGGCACCCCATTGACCACAGGCGACACTGCATTGTTGACCATCGACGTTTGGGAACACGCCTACTACATCGACCACCGCAATGCCCGTCCTAAATTCGTGGAAACATTCCTTAATCATCTGGTGAACTGGGAATTTGCAGCAAAAAACTTTGCTTAATTCGCAGAGTCGTTGGCGACAATAAACTAAAAGTCGCAAACATTAACCTGTATATTAAAAGCGTTGTTTGGTGATACCAAACACCTGCGCTAAAGCCCCGGACCTTCTGGGGCTTTATTTTTTCCTGGTTGATCAGTTTGAATAGAGACGCTTGGTAATCATGCCTTTGTGAGGTGAGGCTGACTTTCTCTGAAAGTATTTTCTCTGTCATTTACAAGTGAATGATTGCATTTTTATCGTATTGCACGATTTTAATCACGCCCAAACTTGGACTTAACGCACTATCAAAGTGCATAAATATTGATCACTTTTATAGGAATTCCATTTAAAACAAGGATTTACTGACTGGCATATTAGTTGCTAGTTTAGTCATGTGGGGCAGCAGGTATGAACGCTGCATTACCTAATGGTTGGCTAGGGTTCCGGCTTACGTGAGTGAGTGCTGGTCCGAGAGCTGACGACCTCCAAGAGGTTACACGGCGGGATAAAAGCCCGGGAGATAGCAACATTTTGAATGTTAGCTGCTCCCTTGCCGAATAATTTACTTGGAGTTCTCCTATGCTAGTTCGACGCTTTACAATCGCACTGACGCTGCTTTGCTTTTCTTTGTTCAATACCACAGCATTCGCTGCTGACTCAAAAAAACAATTCAATATTTGCTGGACCATTTATGCTGGATGGATGCCATGGGATTATGCGCAAGCTAAAGGCATCGTTGCCAAATGGGCAAAGAAATACGGCATCACGATTAAAGTCACTCAGTTGAACGATTATGCTGAGTCCATTAATCAATACACCGCGGGGCAATTTGATGGTTGCAGTATGGCCAATCTGGATGCGTTGGTTGTGCCAGCGGCGGGTGGCGTTGACTCCACCGCATTAATTGTCGGCGACTATTCAAACGGTAACGACGGTATTGTCATTAAAGGCGCGAATAAACAGATCAAGGACCTCAAGGGGCAAAGCGTACACTTGGTTCAATATTCTGTATCGCATTACTTACTGGCAAGGGCTCTGGAACAGGCCGGACTCACCCAAAAGGACTTGAAGTTAGTCAATGTCTCAGATGCAGATGTTGTCGCCGCCTTTAGCACACCCTCTGTGAAAGCAATGGCAACTTGGAACCCTCAACTCTCTGAGTTAGCCGCGCTGCCAAATACCTCAAAAGCATTCACCTCCAGCCAGATTCCTGGCGAAATCATCGACTTGATGGTCGTCAATACAGACACTTTACGAAAAAACCCATCGCTAGGGAAAGCTTTAACGGGCGCATGGTTTGAAGTGATGGCACTCATGAAAGCAAAAGATAAAGAGGCGTTGCAATACATGGCAAAGCACTCTGGCACAACCCTGGATTCATACATGCAGCAAATTTCCACCACCGCCCTGTTTTATGAACCTGCTGCCTCACTGGCCTTTGTCAGGGACGCGAAACTGCCAACGGTGATGCAAAAGGTCTCTAGTTTTTCTTTCGAGAATGGATTGCTGGGGCCTGCAGCAAAATCCGCAACCGCCATTGGCATTGAATATCCCAACGGCGTCGTCATCGGTAATAGCAAAAATATCAAACTCAGATTCACTGACACGTATCTGCAAATGGCGGTTGATGGCAAGCTCTAAACAGGTCAATCATGAGATTAATTAATCAACACCCCAGCAGGGGGACGAGATGGATGCTTGCCGCAATACCAATGATCTTGATCATTGTTGTGTATTTGGTGAACTCACATCTTCGCCTGGTTGAAAATCCAGAGGACAAGCTCCTGCCTAGTGTTTCTCAAATGTGGGAAGCCCTGAAGCTGATGGCCTTTACAGAAGATCCCTCCACAGGGACCTTTCTGATGCTGGATGACACCTTGTCCAGTTTGAAGCGACTAGGGATGAGCTTAGCCATTGTTGCATCGCTTGGGTTAACGCTCGGTATTTTATTAGGGTCGATCCCGTTGTTACGGGCATCACTCTCCCCCTTGGTCGCGATCATCTCCATGGTGCCGCCGCTGGCGATTCTTCCCATCCTGTTTATCGTGTTTGGCCTGGATGAGCTCTCTAAAGTCATGCTGATCGTGATCGGACTCACGCCCATGCTGGCGCGCGACCTCGAACAACGGGCACGAGAATTGCCCAAGGAAATCATCATTAAAGCACAGACATTAGGCGCTAACTCATGGACGTTAATGATACGGGTGGTACTACCGCAATTGCTGGCTAGACTGATGACTTCCCTGCGCTTACTGATGGGCTCAGCCTGGTTGTTTCTGATTTCTGCGGAAGCTATCTCATCCACAGAAGGCCTGGGATATCGCATCTTTCTAGTGCGTAGATATCTGGCAATGGATGTGATCTTGCCCTATGTTTTGTGGATCACCTTGCTCGCTTGGCTGACAGATTATGCCCTCAAAAAACTGCATCAAGTCTGCTTTCCTTGGGCTGAAGGAGCGGACGCATGAGTTTTATAGAGTTTAAGAATGTGTGGCGAAGCTACGGAGACCATGTCGTTTTAGAAGGCCTGAATCTGAAGGTTGAAGAAGGCGAGTTTTGCACGCTGGTAGGCGCTTCCGGATGCGGAAAATCTACATTCCTGCGCATGTTGCTGGGCCAGGAAACCCCCACCAAAGGTGAGATTCTTTTGGATGGGCAAAAACTCCGGGCAGAGCCAGACCCATCCCGCGGGGTGGTATTCCAAAAATACTCGGTGTTCCCGCACCTGACGGTTCTGGAAAATGTAGTCATAGGTATGGAGTTTTTAGCATCGCCTTTTTGGGGGCGCCTGTGGGGAGCTAAAAAGAAAGAAGCAAGACTGAGGGCCACGCAAATACTCACCCGTGTCGGTCTGGATCACCATTTACATCAATACCCTTCTGCGCTATCGGGCGGCATGCAGCAACGCCTCGCCATCGCGCAGGCATTGATTGCTCAACCTCGCATCCTGTTGCTGGACGAACCCTTTGGCGCGCTGGATCCCGGCATTCGCAAAGATATGCATGCACTCATGTTAGAGCTATGCAAAGAGACAAAATTGACGGTCTTCATGGTCACCCATGACTTGTCTGAGGGCTTTCATTTGGGCACCCGATTGATGGTATTTGATAAGGTCAGAGTCGATCCACATGCACCCAAAGCCTACGGTGCGCGTATCACCTACGACATCAAGCTCAATCAGGACAGACACCAGCAACAAGCACAGGTGGCGACCTTGCCCACCCATGTGCTTAATCAAACGAATTAAAAGGTTTACCCATGAACAACGATATAAATACATCCAACATCCTCTATGAAGAGCTTGTTCCAGGCGGCGGTCACACCTCCTTCATTCTGAAAAAAGACCAGGTTTTGCGCATGACAGACGTCGAAGGTCACGCCAATGTCAGCCTCATGATGTTGAATGCACATCAACACAGCGAGCGGCTGAACTTACCAGACACCTTAAAAGCACAACACACGGCCAAGCTCACAAAAGGACATTGCTTTTACTCGGACATGGGGAGAGTACTCGCCGCCATCACAGAAGATACATGCGGCTGGCATGACAGTTTGGGCGGGGTATTAAACGCTCAAGAAGTCCTAACGAAATATGGCGTTGGCCGCTATCAGGAACTCAGAAATAATTTCTATCGCAATGGCACGGATAATCTTTTGGTTGAGATGGGTAAATGGAACCTTGATCTTCAAGACTTGCTCATGGTCGTCAACTTTTTTAGCAAAGTGACCGTGGATGACGAGGGATCCCTGTTCTTTGAGCCCAACCATTCTAGTGCAGGCAATTACGTTGAGTTGTATGCCCCGATGGACACCTTGGTGATTCTGACCGCCATTCAACATCCATTGGATCCCAATCCTGAATACCACCCCCGCCCTGTGCAACTGTCATGGCGCAACGCGGAGAGTGAAAGTATCAGTGAAGTGTGTCGACAGTCTCGGCCGGAAAACGGTAGAGCTTTTCATAACACTGAACGCTTCTACCTGTGAGGAAGGAATGAATATGAACATCATCTCAAGCCAATTAGTTGCTGAAAACGCCTTTTTCCACCATGTCATTCCGGCAGGCGAACCTTACTTGTTTGAAGTCAAAGCAGGACAGACATTCAGGCTGTTAGACAGTGAAGGTAACCAGGCCGTGGATACCCTTTTTTATAGCGCGAGCAATCCAAGAGAGCGTTATGACGCGCAACGGACCATGCGCAATCAGAATAAGGTTTACCTGACGACGGGTACAACGCTGTACTCAAACCTGGGCAATCCATTAGCCACGATTGTGGCAGATACCTGCGGTCGCCACGACACGCTGGGAGGCGCATGCGCTCAGGAAAGCAACACCGTGCGTTATTCACTCGACAAGCGCTACATGCATAGTTGCAGAGACAATTTCATGTGTGCATGTTTGCATGATGGCAGATTGAACAAGCGGGATATTGGCGCAAATATTAACTTCTTCATGAACGTTCCGGTCACTCCGGAGGGCGGCTTGACCTTTGCAGATGGCATTTCAGCACCAGGCAAATATGTGGAATTAAAAGCGCACCAGGATCTAATTGTGTTGATCTCGAATTGCCCACAACTTAACAACCCATGTAATGGATGGAACCCAACCCAAGCGGAGGTGTTTGTATGGAATTAAGGCTGAAAAAAAGTATGCGCACTGTCTTTAGAAAAATGCTCACGACGCTCTATCAAGGAATGGTTGCAAGAGCAGACTTTTCCAAATAGTGCGCTTTTAGCAAGTCACGCCGGCTACCCAAACGATCACCTAGCCAGTGGATCCCGCTGTGGACGACCTCAGCGTGGTTTCTTACATGCGGGACGACCCGCCCTCAGAAGATCATTTGTATGTTCAATAAACTACTGATTGCAAATCGAGGGGCGATTGCTTGCCGCATCCTCCGCACCCTAAAAGCCCTGAACGTGAAAGGGGTGGCGGTTTATTTAGAATCGGATATTGCCAGTTTACATATTCAGCAGGCCGACGAGGCGATTAGCCTAGGTGATGGCCCCGCTGCAAATACTTATCTCAATGTAGCGCGAATACTTGAAGTCGCAAAAACCACAGGGGCGACTGCCATTCATCCTGGGTATGGTTTTTTATCTGAGAATGCAGCGTTCGCAGAAGCCTGCGAACAAGCAGGCATCGCCTTTATTGGCCCAACCCCGGAACAATTACGCGTTTTCGGGCTTAAGCACACGGCAAGGGCCATTGCAAAAGCCCATCAGGTGCCCATGCTGGAGGGCACTGAGTTGTTGGAGAGCGTGCACGAGGCGACCGCTGCAGCCAAGCAGGTAGGTTACCCGGTCATGCTGAAAAGTACCGCAGGGGGTGGTGGCATAGGTATGCGCGTGTGCTGGAACGAACGCGACCTTGCCGAAGCGTTTGAAGCCGTAAGGCGCTTGGGACAGAACAACTTTAGTGACTCTGGCGTGTTTATTGAAAAATACATTGAACGCGCCAGACACTTAGAGGTTCAGGTGTTTGGGGATGGCAAAGGTGAGGTCATTGCCTTGGGGGTGCGTGATTGCTCTGTGCAGCGCAGAAACCAAAAAGTATTAGAAGAAACCCCGGCGCCCAACTTGCCGGACGGCATGGCGCAGGCGCTATGTGAAGCGGCGATTAAATTAGCAAAAGCGGTTAATTACCGCAGTGCGGGCACCGTAGAATTTGTGTATGACAGCCTTGCCGAGCAATTTTATTTCCTCGAAGTGAATACCCGCTTACAGGTAGAGCATGGTGTTACCGAGCAAGTATGGGGTGTTGACCTGGTGCGTTGGATGATTGAATTGGCGGCTGGCGACTTACCGCCTTTGTCAGACATTCGCCAAACACTGCAACCCCATGGCCACGCAATACAAGCCCGCCTGTATGCGGAAGATCCTGGAAAAGACTTTCAACCCAGCCCTGGTTTGTTGACCAATGTTGCGTTTCCACATGCGGATGGAAAAGCATTGCGTGTAGACACATGGGTTGAGGCAGGCTGCGAAGTGCCGCCCTATTTTGACCCCATGATTGCAAAAGTGATTAGCTGGTCAACCACCAGGGAGGAGGCCAGAAAGCGTCTGGATGACGCGCTCGCAGAGACCGTGCTATACGGCGTAGAGACCAACCGTGACTACCTCAGACAAATATTATCCGACCAGCCATTTTCAGAAGGCCATCCCTGGACGCGCTGTCTTGAGGGTTTAGCCTATCAATCTCACACATTTGAAGTCCTTGTTCCAGGCACGCAAACCACCATTCAGGATTATCCTGGTCGCCAGGGATATTGGGCCGTCGGTGTTCCGCCATCAGGCCCAATGGATAGCCTGGCTTTCCGTTTGGGGAATCGTTTGCTGGGGAACGAAGAACGTGCCGCCGGATTGGAAATCACCATGAGTGGTCCCACCTTGCGCTTCAATACGGATGCCGTTGTCGCTATCACGGGTGCAAACATCCCGGTAAAAGTGGATGGCGAGCAGGCGCCACAACATGTTTCTCTCCACATCAAGCGAGGGTCAACGTTAACCTTAGGCAAAATTGCCGAAACAGGCGCCCGCAGCTATTTGCTTTTCAGGGGCGGCCTGGAGATTCCTGAATATTTGGGCAGTAAAAGTACGTTTACGCTGGGCCAATTCGGCGGGCATGCGGGGCGCGCTTTAAGGGCCGGGGATGTCATCCACCTGCCAGCATTAGAGGATGCTGCTGCGGGCATCGCGCTACCGCCAGACCTCTACCCTCCCCTTGCTGAGACCAGACAGATCCGAGTCATTTATGGGCCGCATGGCGCCCCGGAATATTTCACCCAGCGCTACATCGATCAGTTTTTAAACACAGATTGGGAAGTGCATTTCAACTCCAGCAGAACCGGTGTTCGCCTGATTGGACCGAAACCTGAGTGGGTCAGAGAGAGTGGCGGTGAAGCGGGTTTACACCCATCCAATATTCACGACAACCCCTATGCGATTGGTGCGGTTGATTTCACCGGTGACATGCCGGTGATTCTCGGGCCTGATGGGCCCAGCCTGGGCGGCTTTGTCTGCCCGGTGACGATGATTGAAGCAGATTTATGGCACTTGGGACAACTCAAGGCAGGTGACAAAGTTCGCTTTATCCCGGTGACCATCGCCACCGCCAGACAGGCTTTTAAAGAACAACA
It includes:
- the uca gene encoding urea carboxylase: MFNKLLIANRGAIACRILRTLKALNVKGVAVYLESDIASLHIQQADEAISLGDGPAANTYLNVARILEVAKTTGATAIHPGYGFLSENAAFAEACEQAGIAFIGPTPEQLRVFGLKHTARAIAKAHQVPMLEGTELLESVHEATAAAKQVGYPVMLKSTAGGGGIGMRVCWNERDLAEAFEAVRRLGQNNFSDSGVFIEKYIERARHLEVQVFGDGKGEVIALGVRDCSVQRRNQKVLEETPAPNLPDGMAQALCEAAIKLAKAVNYRSAGTVEFVYDSLAEQFYFLEVNTRLQVEHGVTEQVWGVDLVRWMIELAAGDLPPLSDIRQTLQPHGHAIQARLYAEDPGKDFQPSPGLLTNVAFPHADGKALRVDTWVEAGCEVPPYFDPMIAKVISWSTTREEARKRLDDALAETVLYGVETNRDYLRQILSDQPFSEGHPWTRCLEGLAYQSHTFEVLVPGTQTTIQDYPGRQGYWAVGVPPSGPMDSLAFRLGNRLLGNEERAAGLEITMSGPTLRFNTDAVVAITGANIPVKVDGEQAPQHVSLHIKRGSTLTLGKIAETGARSYLLFRGGLEIPEYLGSKSTFTLGQFGGHAGRALRAGDVIHLPALEDAAAGIALPPDLYPPLAETRQIRVIYGPHGAPEYFTQRYIDQFLNTDWEVHFNSSRTGVRLIGPKPEWVRESGGEAGLHPSNIHDNPYAIGAVDFTGDMPVILGPDGPSLGGFVCPVTMIEADLWHLGQLKAGDKVRFIPVTIATARQAFKEQQQQIAGLSPITASWQAAELQTPIVLEIGEKDAKLVARLSGDTHLLIEIGAPELDLVLRFKAHALMQAIEQSNPAGIIDLTPGIRSLQVHYQPEQLPLKTLLALIQEIWGKLSSTQDITVPSRVVHLPLSWDDPACQLAIEKYMTTVRKDAPWCPSNLEFIRRINELPDIQKVQEIVFDASYLVMGLGDVYLGAPVATPLDPRHRLVTTKYNPARTWTAENSVGIGGAYMCVYGMEGPGGYQFVGRTLQMWSRYKKVAAFEGKPWLLNFFDQIRFYPVSAEELLVIRRDFPLGRYPLKIEETSLNLSQYQSFLAREASSIQAFRTHQKTAFDAERQRWIDTGQAHFEIDENLASDTEESTLAEGQIGVESHIAGNLWQVVVQIGQQVTAGESLVILESMKMEIEIQAPVDGVVAEIRVSPGSPVKAGQCVVVINEA